In Drosophila bipectinata strain 14024-0381.07 chromosome 2R, DbipHiC1v2, whole genome shotgun sequence, one genomic interval encodes:
- the Menl-2 gene encoding NADP-dependent malic enzyme, with protein MTMPLRKGKHFMSSLLRVAPRPVISHCRGLTRFDDETRQRARLEWRVIADGEVNKGLAFTIEERQRLGILGLFPGSVRTMEDQLAAAKANLYARLNNLSRAHYLNALHTRHKRLYYRYLRDNIDECMPIIYTPTVGDIVETYGLNFQFATSMYINITDRGHIKDVLQNWVEEDVMAVCVTDGGRILGLGDMGAHGMGICCGKMMLYTALAGIQPRVLLPICLDVGTDNEDLLQDPLYVGLRMPRVKGAEYDEFVDEFVKAVIHRYGAQTLIHFEDFATPNAFKFLDKYRHSYCCFNDDIQGTGCTGLAGFLNVEKVTGKKLDDTIFLFVGAGSAAVGIIQMLVSELSRRGVSDDVISKNIYVFEATGLLTCDTENVPEIMKRFQKPVEPLTDLAAVVDFAKPNILLGATGKANIFTEQVLKNMAKHNKQPAVFALSNPTVLSECTAEQAYTHTEGRVLFCSGSPFPPVVIDGKRFEPAQANNCLTFPGIALGAISSSARTLPDELYSVVAHELCKNTSQKRLDSGALYPTIKDASDVAFKVGVAVSEFVFKNNLSHRSVSPKNINDYVKSRQYILEYRDALPPMWPYPEEPKIPEPKQKKKK; from the exons ATGACCATGCCATTGCGGAAAGGGAAGCACTTTATGAGTTCCCTTCTGCGAGTCGCACCCCGACCCGTAATCTCGCATTGCCGGGGTCTGACCCGGTTTGATGACGAGACAAGGCAGAGGGCGCGTCTGGAATGGCGCGTCATCGCAGATGGCGAAGTTAACAAG GGCCTAGCTTTCACCATCGAAGAACGACAGCGGTTGGGCATCCTCGGACTATTTCCTGGCTCCGTGCGGACCATGGAGGACCAGCTGGCTGCCGCCAAGGCCAACCTTTACGCCCGACTCAACAATTTAAGTCGTGCCCATTACTTGAACGCACTACACACTCGCCACAAGAGGCTCTACTACCGATATCTCAGGGACAACATTGACGAGTGTATGCCTATTATTTACACTCCGACGGTGGGCGACATTGTGGAGACCTACGGATTGAACTTTCAGTTCGCCACGAGCATGTACATCAACATCACCGATCGTGGCCACATAAAGGACGTGCTGCAGAACTGGGTCGAGGAGGACGTGATGGCGGTGTGTGTCACGGACGGCGGTAGGATATTGGGCCTGGGGGACATGGGCGCCCATGGAATGGGCATATGCTGCGGAAAGATGATGTTGTACACGGCTTTGGCCGGTATCCAGCCCAGGGTTCTTCTGCCCATCTGCTTGGACGTTGGCACCGACAATGAGGACCTACTGCAAGATCCATTGTATGTGGGTCTGCGCATGCCAAGAGTTAAGGGTGCTGAGTACGATGAGTTTGTTGACGAGTTTGTAAAGGCGGTAATCCATCGCTATGGCGCCCAGACCCTCATTCACTTCGAGGACTTTGCCACTCCGAATGCCTTTAAGTTCTTGGATAAGTATAGACATTCTTACTGTTGCTTCAACGACGATATACAAGGAACAGGATGCACCGGTTTGGCTGGTTTCCTCAACGTGGAGAAGGTCACTGGTAAAAAGCTGGACGACACCATCTTTCTCTTTGTCGGTGCCGGCAGTGCAGCCGTCGGAATTATTCAAATGTTGGTTAGCGAGCTGTCACGTCGAGGCGTTTCCGATGACgttatttcgaaaaatatttacGTTTTCGAAGCCACTGGACTACTGACCTGCGATACTGAAAATGTACCGGAAATAATGAAGCGTTTCCAAAAGCCGGTGGAGCCACTGACTGATTTGGCGGCCGTAGTGGATTTTGCGAAGCCCAATATTCTATTGGGTGCCACCGGCAAGGCAAATATTTTCACCGAACAGGTGCTCAAGAACATGGCCAAGCACAACAAGCAACCAGCAGTTTTTGCCCTTTCCAATCCAACAGTACTATCGGAATGTACTGCCGAACAGGCTTACACACATACTGAG GGTCGAGTGCTTTTCTGTTCCGGATCGCCGTTTCCGCCGGTGGTCATTGACGGGAAACGCTTCGAGCCCGCCCAGGCAAACAATTGTCTCACCTTTCCGGGCATCGCACTAGGGGCCATTTCTTCCAGTGCCCGCACCCTGCCGGATGAACTGTACTCGGTGGTGGCTCATGAGCTTTGCAAAAACACATCGCAGAAGCGGCTGGACTCTGGAGCTCTCTATCCCACCATCAAGGACGCCAGTGATGTGGCCTTCAAGGTCGGAGTAGCTGTGTCCGAATTCGTATTCAAGAATA ATCTTTCTCATAGAAGCGTTAGTCCCAAAAATATCAACGACTATGTGAAGAGCCGTCAGTACATTTTGGAGTACCGGGACGCCTTGCCACCCATGTGGCCCTATCCGGAAGAGCCAAAGATTCCGGAACCAAAACAGAAGAAGAAAAAGTGA